A section of the Leptospira semungkisensis genome encodes:
- a CDS encoding flagellin → MIINHNISAIFAHRTLKFNSESMNKDIEKLSSGMRINRAGDDASGLAVSEKMRTQVGGLRRAEQNTEDGMSLIQTAEGYLQETHEVVQRIRVLAVQAANGIYTEEDRQQIQVEVSQLVDEIDRIASQAEFNKMKLLTGAFARLNPTASMWFHMGANMHQRERVYIETMNTAALGLRNPTVLTFISLSTAGKANSVIGLADDALRLISKQRADLGAYYNRLEHAAKGLMNAYENIQAAESRIRDTDMAEQMTSFTRYQILTQAATAMLAQANMKPQTVLQLLK, encoded by the coding sequence ATGATTATTAACCACAACATCAGTGCCATCTTCGCTCACAGAACTTTAAAGTTCAATAGCGAAAGCATGAACAAAGACATCGAGAAGTTGTCTTCTGGTATGCGTATTAACCGTGCAGGTGACGACGCTTCCGGTTTGGCCGTGTCCGAAAAAATGAGGACTCAGGTCGGAGGTTTGCGCAGGGCGGAACAAAACACTGAGGACGGTATGTCCTTGATCCAAACGGCAGAAGGGTATCTGCAAGAAACCCATGAAGTCGTTCAAAGGATCCGCGTGCTTGCAGTGCAAGCTGCGAACGGTATTTATACCGAGGAAGACCGTCAACAAATACAAGTAGAGGTTTCCCAGTTGGTCGACGAGATCGACAGGATTGCTTCTCAGGCCGAGTTCAACAAGATGAAACTCCTTACTGGAGCTTTCGCTCGTTTGAATCCGACCGCAAGTATGTGGTTCCATATGGGTGCTAACATGCACCAAAGAGAGAGAGTTTATATTGAAACGATGAACACCGCGGCTCTGGGACTCAGAAACCCGACTGTTCTAACTTTCATCTCTCTTTCTACGGCGGGAAAAGCGAACTCCGTTATTGGACTCGCTGACGATGCTCTAAGACTGATCTCTAAACAGAGAGCAGACTTAGGAGCTTATTACAACCGTCTGGAACATGCCGCTAAGGGGTTGATGAACGCTTACGAGAACATCCAAGCTGCTGAATCACGGATCCGTGATACTGATATGGCTGAGCAAATGACCAGCTTCACCAGATATCAGATCCTGACCCAGGCTGCTACTGCGATGCTCGCTCAGGCGAACATGAAACCGCAAACCGTGCTCCAGCTATTGAAGTAA
- the ispH gene encoding 4-hydroxy-3-methylbut-2-enyl diphosphate reductase — protein MLERIYLANPRGFCAGVKYAISYVEQVQSHSKEQIYVRKEIVHNRRVVEDMKKRGIKFINELGEAPDGATVIFSAHGVSPEVVEEAKKRSMKIGDATCPLVTRVHRKARRYKDSHQIIYIGHQGHDEAIGTMGEADMFLVESPEDVQKLIGKIDTNKPITYLMQTTLSVADTKLVVEKIAELFPSVEHPAKDDICYATTERQEAVSSMMEEIDAMLVIGADNSSNSLRLLQLAQKSKPFSFKVNSLEDLSKEYLEEKNIRTIGITAGASTPQILVDEIIHKLREFYPSVSVDLFPGSREDSMSFKLPANLLL, from the coding sequence ATGCTCGAAAGAATTTATCTAGCGAATCCCCGCGGTTTCTGCGCCGGCGTAAAATATGCGATCTCTTATGTGGAACAGGTCCAGTCCCATTCCAAAGAACAGATCTATGTACGAAAGGAAATCGTTCATAACCGTCGTGTCGTAGAAGACATGAAGAAAAGAGGGATCAAGTTCATTAACGAGCTTGGGGAAGCTCCGGACGGAGCCACAGTGATCTTCTCCGCACATGGAGTTTCTCCTGAAGTCGTCGAAGAAGCTAAAAAGCGCAGTATGAAGATCGGAGATGCTACCTGCCCTTTGGTAACTCGGGTCCACAGAAAGGCGCGTCGCTATAAGGATTCTCACCAGATCATCTATATAGGCCACCAAGGTCATGACGAAGCGATCGGAACCATGGGCGAAGCCGATATGTTTCTAGTAGAATCCCCCGAAGACGTCCAAAAGCTAATCGGAAAAATAGATACAAACAAGCCGATCACGTATCTAATGCAGACCACTCTTTCCGTTGCGGATACTAAGCTGGTCGTTGAAAAGATCGCAGAATTATTCCCAAGTGTAGAACATCCTGCCAAGGATGATATCTGTTACGCGACTACGGAAAGACAAGAAGCAGTCTCTTCCATGATGGAAGAGATAGATGCAATGTTAGTGATCGGAGCAGACAATAGTTCTAATTCTCTTCGCCTATTGCAACTTGCCCAAAAATCCAAACCTTTCTCCTTTAAAGTAAATTCTTTAGAAGATCTAAGCAAAGAATACTTGGAGGAAAAGAATATTCGAACGATCGGAATTACTGCAGGAGCCTCCACTCCTCAGATCCTAGTAGATGAGATCATTCACAAATTGAGGGAATTCTATCCTTCGGTCAGTGTGGATTTGTTCCCAGGTTCAAGGGAAGATTCCATGAGTTTCAAACTACCAGCTAACTTGTTACTTTAA
- a CDS encoding PAS domain-containing sensor histidine kinase, with product MVKEDLRFGSGTELFQLIVSQTSDAILVTDSNLNENGPSIVFANPAFCNLTGYKIEELQGKSAKILFGKDTNRKTLQNLKNCVQRGIPYSSSTINYRKDGSKYHAEWTVSPVKDPAGKITNLLSIQRDITDKILREEFAARRLRSEMGLTAASQILMSTQHESFTVERAIEHFLVLTGAERIYFYKRTSNPEVLLLEAESKSPFSSSTLAETHPQISLTSRFSRWKGFLHKNEIIEFRTSQLPELERYFCQGRRSDTIFLFPLKISGDWIGFLGMEFFESQTGPEEQFTFRTFADLIGFYLERKSILEELKTHKETLEETVEKRTKELSVQKEKAEAASTAKSEFLANMSHELRTPLNAIIGLSKMIQPSQEDPSNQRYLDVIHNSGLHLLGLINDILDLSKLNAGKSSFNFDELDLKKEIEQVVSVLEAEILRKHIHLVWQESDIQHPLITGDPKRVRQIFLNLLGNAVKFTEEQGSIYVSVSKERDFWLVEITDTGIGIPDEEQRKVFDAFYQVKNARTKDTEGTGLGLSIVKKLVEAHNGSIRLKSREGIGTSFFISLPVLDKGERKIQVRRNYSNAYPEKLKANCYIRFECANRKNEELLTSFFKKQDQDLYFSENKGEYNKKLILFRDNRATTGLPGSSKAWKTVYILPEGNTREEGTEFDFYLGSPISIDELKVIIEQLADEIHE from the coding sequence ATGGTCAAGGAAGATCTACGGTTCGGTTCAGGAACCGAACTGTTCCAACTCATAGTCTCACAGACTTCTGACGCGATTCTCGTAACTGATTCTAATTTAAACGAGAACGGGCCATCTATAGTCTTCGCAAATCCTGCATTTTGCAATTTAACCGGTTATAAGATAGAAGAATTACAAGGAAAATCAGCGAAGATCCTTTTCGGAAAAGATACAAACAGAAAGACATTACAAAATCTTAAAAATTGCGTGCAACGTGGAATTCCCTACTCTTCTTCTACAATCAATTATAGAAAGGATGGGAGCAAGTATCATGCAGAATGGACTGTTTCTCCCGTCAAGGATCCTGCCGGGAAAATTACGAATCTATTATCTATCCAGAGAGATATCACTGATAAGATCTTAAGAGAGGAATTTGCTGCGAGAAGATTGAGATCAGAGATGGGTTTGACCGCTGCCTCTCAGATCTTAATGAGCACCCAGCACGAAAGCTTTACGGTAGAAAGAGCGATTGAACATTTCTTAGTCCTCACCGGTGCCGAAAGGATCTATTTCTATAAGAGAACGAGCAATCCAGAAGTGTTGCTATTAGAGGCGGAAAGTAAGAGTCCATTCTCTAGTTCTACCTTAGCGGAGACTCATCCGCAAATTTCTCTGACTTCTCGCTTCTCCAGGTGGAAGGGATTTCTTCATAAGAATGAAATCATAGAATTCAGAACAAGCCAACTTCCCGAATTAGAAAGATATTTTTGCCAAGGCCGAAGGTCGGATACTATCTTCCTATTTCCTTTGAAGATCTCAGGTGATTGGATCGGATTTTTGGGAATGGAATTTTTCGAGAGCCAGACAGGTCCTGAGGAGCAATTTACTTTTCGCACGTTTGCGGATCTAATCGGATTTTATTTAGAAAGAAAATCTATATTAGAAGAGTTGAAAACTCATAAAGAAACCTTGGAAGAGACCGTGGAGAAGCGGACCAAGGAATTATCCGTACAAAAGGAAAAGGCAGAAGCCGCAAGTACAGCAAAAAGTGAATTTCTTGCGAACATGAGTCATGAACTCAGGACTCCTTTGAATGCGATCATAGGACTCTCAAAGATGATCCAACCTTCCCAAGAGGATCCAAGTAACCAAAGATACTTGGACGTGATCCATAATTCAGGATTGCATCTGTTGGGGCTCATCAACGATATCTTAGATCTTTCCAAGCTGAATGCAGGAAAATCCAGCTTCAATTTCGATGAGTTGGATCTTAAAAAAGAAATAGAGCAAGTTGTCTCCGTGTTAGAAGCGGAAATACTTAGAAAACATATCCACCTTGTCTGGCAGGAATCAGATATCCAACATCCTCTGATCACAGGAGATCCTAAAAGAGTCAGGCAGATTTTTTTGAATCTGCTCGGAAATGCGGTCAAGTTCACAGAAGAACAAGGTTCTATTTACGTATCCGTTTCCAAAGAAAGGGATTTCTGGCTCGTAGAGATCACAGACACAGGCATCGGAATTCCAGATGAAGAGCAGAGAAAAGTATTCGATGCATTTTATCAGGTAAAGAATGCAAGGACAAAGGATACGGAAGGAACTGGGCTTGGCCTTTCGATCGTAAAGAAGTTAGTAGAGGCGCATAACGGTTCCATTCGATTGAAGAGTAGAGAAGGAATCGGAACCTCTTTCTTTATAAGCCTTCCCGTTTTAGATAAGGGAGAACGTAAGATCCAGGTCCGACGAAATTATTCAAATGCGTATCCAGAAAAACTAAAGGCGAATTGCTATATTCGATTCGAGTGCGCAAACAGAAAGAATGAAGAGTTGCTAACCTCCTTCTTCAAGAAACAGGACCAAGATCTGTATTTTTCGGAGAACAAAGGTGAATATAATAAAAAACTAATCCTATTCAGAGACAATCGAGCAACGACCGGACTTCCGGGATCTTCGAAAGCCTGGAAAACTGTCTATATTCTCCCCGAAGGAAATACAAGAGAAGAAGGAACAGAATTCGATTTCTATCTTGGGAGCCCTATCTCCATAGACGAATTGAAAGTAATCATAGAACAGTTGGCGGATGAGATCCATGAATAA
- a CDS encoding hybrid sensor histidine kinase/response regulator, with amino-acid sequence MNNTTGSVGKTRIERKSLVRDPVLIVEDKLENTLMLEALCEEFGIQYESASNGEEAIEMAKAKKYSIYIVDLLMPVMDGPSFIRMLKEFQPEATILVQTAIDSTETVIEVMKLGVFDYIIKPIMPDLFLKSMSKAVDYKALKDRENSILEAESLKLRSQLEWLTYKETRRKSADESWEKSSIHSLQTSLSQGSGIGAIISLLDMARADLKKDGDYYQIHSTIMDLILENQEITKNLLTGLTQLLEIINTDLNKKPMLASELIEKMKGTVEFIRPYLEQKNLRLNLPVLKRDVEVEIEPELFFSAVYEIVLNAFKYCAPKTSLELFTSINQGYFCIVLKNIVDEKPYGGVDEKYESLVLQPFFRLHPPVESVSHLEKFGLGLGLTAVDQIMRKHNGLFFIHNAKDHTGDQIRLCVMSELFLPIR; translated from the coding sequence ATGAATAATACCACCGGCTCTGTTGGTAAAACCAGAATAGAACGAAAAAGTCTCGTTCGAGATCCAGTTCTGATCGTAGAAGATAAATTGGAAAATACTCTTATGCTTGAGGCGCTTTGTGAGGAATTCGGGATCCAATACGAGTCTGCTTCGAACGGAGAAGAGGCCATCGAGATGGCCAAAGCAAAGAAATATTCGATTTATATAGTTGATCTTCTCATGCCTGTGATGGATGGACCTTCCTTCATTCGTATGTTAAAGGAATTTCAACCTGAGGCCACCATACTCGTGCAAACTGCAATCGATTCCACAGAAACTGTGATCGAGGTCATGAAGTTAGGTGTATTCGATTATATTATCAAACCGATTATGCCGGACCTATTTCTCAAGTCCATGTCCAAGGCAGTCGACTACAAGGCACTAAAAGACAGAGAGAATTCGATCCTAGAAGCGGAGAGCTTAAAGCTAAGGAGCCAATTAGAGTGGCTTACCTATAAGGAAACCAGAAGAAAGTCCGCAGATGAATCCTGGGAAAAGTCGTCCATACATTCTCTCCAGACTTCCCTATCCCAAGGTTCCGGAATAGGCGCAATCATCAGCCTGTTAGATATGGCTCGGGCTGATTTGAAAAAGGACGGAGACTATTATCAGATCCATTCTACTATTATGGACCTGATCTTGGAGAATCAGGAGATTACTAAGAATCTTCTGACTGGGCTCACTCAATTATTAGAGATCATTAATACAGATCTAAACAAGAAGCCGATGCTCGCTTCTGAGCTCATTGAGAAAATGAAAGGAACAGTCGAGTTCATTCGGCCTTACCTAGAGCAAAAGAACCTGAGGTTGAATCTTCCCGTTTTAAAAAGAGATGTGGAAGTGGAGATAGAACCCGAACTCTTTTTCTCTGCTGTCTATGAAATCGTTCTTAATGCGTTCAAATACTGCGCCCCTAAAACGAGCCTGGAATTGTTTACGAGTATCAACCAAGGATACTTTTGTATCGTTTTGAAGAACATTGTAGATGAGAAGCCGTATGGAGGTGTGGATGAAAAATATGAGAGTTTGGTGCTACAGCCATTCTTTCGACTTCATCCTCCGGTAGAGAGCGTCTCTCACCTTGAAAAATTCGGCTTAGGTCTCGGA